A stretch of Microbulbifer bruguierae DNA encodes these proteins:
- a CDS encoding NAD-dependent protein deacetylase produces MSLSTASSPDTPTQNSVFDSSLTVETAAAQLADFIRRHPRLTVLTGAGVSTDSGIPDYRDHNGQWKRKPPVDHREFMASAATRQRYWGRALIGWPVIRNSAPNPAHFHLAELERRGHINLLITQNVDRLHQRAGSTRVVDLHGRADEIRCMGCDYRVMRQLVHDRSYDLNPTFRHYTAETAPDGDADLEVDFSNFQVADCPVCHGILKPDVVFFGDNVPKARLEQSLAALRDSDALLVVGSSLMVYSGFRFCRIAKEWNKPQASLTLGRTRADDLIDLKLNTRIAETLATVLQQL; encoded by the coding sequence ATGAGCTTGAGTACAGCGTCCTCCCCTGACACCCCCACACAAAACTCTGTTTTCGATTCCTCGCTGACCGTGGAAACAGCAGCCGCGCAACTGGCAGATTTCATCCGTCGCCACCCGAGGTTAACGGTGCTGACCGGCGCCGGTGTCAGTACCGATTCCGGCATTCCCGATTACCGCGATCACAACGGACAGTGGAAGCGCAAGCCGCCGGTGGATCACCGGGAGTTTATGGCGAGCGCGGCCACCCGCCAGCGCTATTGGGGCCGCGCACTGATCGGGTGGCCGGTGATCCGCAATTCGGCACCGAATCCGGCACATTTTCACCTGGCGGAGCTGGAGCGGCGCGGGCATATCAATCTGTTGATCACACAGAATGTGGATCGGCTGCATCAGCGGGCGGGGAGCACGCGGGTCGTTGATCTGCACGGGCGCGCGGATGAGATTCGCTGCATGGGTTGTGACTACCGGGTGATGCGGCAGCTGGTACACGACCGCAGTTATGACCTGAACCCGACCTTTCGCCACTACACCGCGGAGACGGCGCCGGATGGGGATGCAGACCTGGAAGTGGATTTCAGTAATTTTCAGGTAGCCGACTGCCCGGTTTGTCACGGAATTCTGAAACCCGACGTGGTCTTCTTTGGGGATAACGTGCCAAAGGCACGGCTGGAGCAGTCACTGGCTGCCCTGCGCGATAGCGACGCGCTGCTGGTAGTTGGGTCCTCACTGATGGTCTATTCGGGATTTCGATTTTGCCGCATTGCAAAAGAGTGGAACAAGCCGCAGGCGTCTCTCACCCTCGGACGCACCCGCGCCGATGACCTGATTGACCTCAAGCTGAATACCCGGATCGCGGAAACACTGGCCACGGTGCTGCAGCAACTGTAA
- the cynS gene encoding cyanase, whose product MISNRQQVTDRILTAKVKKDLKWSQVADAVGQSKEWTTAACLGQMTFTKQQAEIVGELFDLDDEAVAWLQIAPYKGSLPTAVPTDPLIYRLYELVNVYGTTIKELIHEEFGDGIMSAIDFSMDIQREEDPKGDRVNMVMSGKFLPYKMY is encoded by the coding sequence ATGATCAGTAACCGCCAGCAAGTGACCGATAGGATTCTCACCGCCAAGGTGAAAAAAGACCTGAAGTGGTCCCAGGTTGCCGACGCCGTAGGCCAGTCCAAGGAGTGGACCACTGCCGCCTGCCTCGGGCAGATGACCTTTACTAAACAACAGGCCGAAATCGTGGGTGAGCTGTTCGATCTCGACGACGAAGCTGTCGCCTGGTTGCAGATCGCCCCCTACAAAGGTTCCCTGCCCACCGCCGTGCCCACCGATCCACTGATTTACCGCCTGTACGAACTGGTGAATGTCTACGGCACCACCATCAAGGAACTGATTCATGAGGAATTTGGCGATGGCATCATGAGTGCGATCGACTTTTCCATGGATATCCAGCGGGAAGAGGACCCCAAGGGCGACCGCGTAAATATGGTGATGTCCGGCAAGTTCCTGCCCTACAAGATGTACTGA